The proteins below are encoded in one region of Blastocatellia bacterium:
- a CDS encoding EF-hand domain-containing protein encodes MKRFLGLFFVMAVMLGATSIANAQDMPPGGVPGGGGMRMQMPEFKDLDKNKDGKISKDEWQGPPQFFDRLDTNKDGAIDEAEWGAMRNRMGGGGGGRGFGESLTKFLDANKDSKISRDEFAKMLTLFDALDANHDGELSQEELNGLFRAINTAANEAQNQATGGVDVTNLFTKFDKNKDGKLTADEVTDERTFKALDLNKDGSVTRDEAETALKQMAERAKAKKQAQQ; translated from the coding sequence ATGAAAAGATTTTTGGGCTTATTTTTTGTAATGGCGGTGATGCTGGGCGCGACCTCAATCGCGAACGCGCAAGACATGCCGCCGGGTGGGGTGCCGGGTGGCGGTGGCATGCGCATGCAGATGCCGGAATTCAAAGACCTCGACAAGAACAAAGACGGCAAGATCAGCAAAGACGAGTGGCAGGGGCCGCCGCAGTTCTTTGACCGTCTCGACACCAACAAAGACGGCGCTATTGATGAGGCTGAGTGGGGCGCAATGCGCAATCGCATGGGCGGCGGCGGCGGCGGTCGCGGCTTCGGCGAATCGCTGACGAAATTCCTCGACGCCAATAAAGACAGCAAAATCTCGCGCGACGAGTTCGCCAAGATGCTGACGCTGTTCGACGCGCTCGACGCCAACCACGACGGCGAATTATCACAGGAAGAACTGAACGGTCTCTTCCGCGCCATCAACACGGCGGCGAATGAGGCACAGAACCAGGCGACCGGTGGCGTCGATGTCACCAACCTGTTCACCAAGTTTGACAAGAACAAAGACGGCAAGCTGACGGCAGATGAAGTGACCGACGAGCGCACCTTCAAAGCGCTCGACCTCAACAAAGACGGCTCAGTGACCCGCGACGAAGCCGAAACGGCGCTCAAACAGATGGCCGAACGCGCCAAAGCCAAAAAGCAAGCACAGCAATAA